One window of Brachybacterium ginsengisoli genomic DNA carries:
- a CDS encoding HelD family protein, producing the protein MRRAQQVEIEQRAIEEMYAHLDGEQDRIAAAREAERASHVESIEAREAREATVARLGGALERLRSAERSLCFGRVDGTDGQSHRIGRIGLRSESGEILLVDWRAEAARPFYAATMATPMDLCRRRHLRIEDRQIVELSDEVLSGEALPARDVVGDDPLVSAVSGARTGRMREAAATLQHEQDEIVRSEHRGTMVVDGGPGTGKTIVALHRAAYVLYAFPTVAARGMLVVGPNRRFLDYISHVLPSLGENDVELSTTTALTGDAVTVADSEEMARWKGRRVFADLLAQRVDAHRPHGVPLRLTTAHGTTVLDPARVDAARRSALQGGAGHHRARALFLEHVVDDLVSELERQTSQEITDYEEELKGIGIDLDRMFAGGSASAGAEASADELDIDWELLREELLEDPGVERAVEKVWPVLRAEGLLRGLLGDPDALAGAGLPAEVIASFGSRAGERWSSADLPLLDEARALVDGLPEKVYGHVVVDEAQQLTEMEWRMLMRRCPSRSMTIVGDLAQAGPTTTLTTWDEALEPFVGARFEHHTLTINYRTTAEILEASGSVLAQIAPTQRLSRSIRHGDAPTALDVADADLESALVDLVARLTGDHPDEMIGVVVTPERAQQIALGMASEKVTVVPAPEARGLEFDTVILVDPDGIRDESSAGLRDLYVAQTRATKRLVTLTTAPVAVSSGRA; encoded by the coding sequence ATGAGGAGGGCGCAGCAGGTGGAGATCGAGCAGCGGGCGATCGAGGAGATGTACGCCCATCTGGACGGCGAGCAGGACAGGATCGCCGCGGCGAGGGAGGCCGAGAGGGCCTCGCACGTCGAGAGCATCGAAGCCCGGGAGGCGAGGGAGGCGACCGTGGCCCGACTGGGCGGAGCGCTGGAGCGGCTCCGGTCGGCAGAGCGGTCGCTGTGCTTCGGACGCGTCGACGGCACGGACGGGCAGTCCCACCGGATCGGCCGGATCGGACTGCGCAGCGAGAGCGGCGAGATCCTGCTGGTGGACTGGCGCGCCGAGGCCGCCCGGCCCTTCTACGCCGCGACGATGGCGACGCCGATGGACCTGTGCCGCCGGCGGCATCTGCGGATCGAAGACCGGCAGATCGTGGAGCTCTCCGACGAGGTGCTCTCCGGGGAGGCACTGCCCGCGCGGGACGTGGTCGGCGATGATCCGCTGGTCTCCGCCGTGAGCGGGGCACGGACCGGGCGCATGCGCGAGGCGGCCGCGACGCTGCAGCACGAGCAGGACGAGATCGTCCGCTCCGAACATCGCGGCACGATGGTCGTGGACGGCGGGCCGGGAACGGGCAAGACGATCGTCGCCCTGCACCGGGCCGCCTACGTGCTCTACGCCTTCCCGACAGTTGCCGCGCGCGGGATGCTCGTGGTCGGCCCGAACCGGCGCTTCCTCGACTACATCTCCCACGTGCTGCCCTCGCTCGGCGAGAACGACGTGGAGCTCAGCACGACGACGGCACTCACCGGGGACGCCGTGACCGTGGCGGACTCGGAAGAGATGGCTCGCTGGAAGGGACGCCGGGTGTTCGCCGACCTCCTCGCACAGCGGGTCGACGCCCACCGGCCCCACGGCGTCCCGCTGCGGCTCACCACGGCGCACGGCACGACGGTGCTGGATCCTGCGCGGGTCGATGCGGCACGCCGCAGCGCCCTGCAGGGCGGCGCCGGCCACCATCGCGCACGGGCACTTTTCCTCGAGCACGTCGTGGACGACCTGGTGAGCGAGCTGGAGCGGCAGACCTCCCAGGAGATCACCGACTACGAGGAGGAGCTCAAGGGGATCGGGATCGACCTCGACCGGATGTTCGCCGGCGGTTCGGCGTCCGCGGGGGCTGAGGCGTCTGCCGACGAGCTCGACATCGACTGGGAGCTCCTCCGGGAGGAGCTCCTCGAGGACCCGGGCGTCGAGCGGGCTGTCGAGAAGGTCTGGCCGGTGCTCCGGGCGGAGGGCCTGCTGCGCGGCCTGCTCGGCGATCCGGACGCCCTGGCCGGGGCGGGTCTCCCCGCCGAGGTGATCGCGTCCTTCGGATCCCGGGCAGGGGAGAGGTGGAGCAGCGCTGACCTGCCGCTGCTCGACGAGGCGCGGGCGCTCGTGGATGGGCTGCCCGAGAAGGTCTACGGCCATGTCGTGGTCGACGAGGCCCAGCAGCTCACAGAGATGGAATGGCGGATGCTGATGCGCCGCTGCCCGAGCCGCTCCATGACGATCGTCGGCGACCTCGCCCAAGCAGGGCCCACCACCACGCTCACCACCTGGGACGAGGCGCTCGAGCCGTTCGTCGGCGCGAGGTTCGAGCACCACACGCTCACCATCAACTACCGCACCACGGCCGAGATCCTCGAGGCGAGCGGATCCGTGCTCGCCCAGATCGCTCCGACGCAGCGCCTCTCGCGCTCGATCCGCCACGGGGATGCGCCGACGGCACTGGACGTTGCCGACGCGGATCTCGAATCCGCACTCGTCGATCTCGTGGCACGCCTGACGGGGGACCACCCCGACGAGATGATCGGCGTCGTCGTCACCCCGGAGCGCGCTCAGCAGATCGCTCTCGGGATGGCGTCGGAGAAGGTCACTGTCGTCCCAGCTCCCGAAGCGCGAGGGCTCGAGTTCGACACCGTGATCCTCGTGGACCCGGACGGAATTCGCGATGAGAGCTCGGCGGGGCTGCGTGATCTCTACGTCGCGCAGACGCGGGCGACGAAGCGGCTGGTCACTTTGACGACCGCGCCGGTCGCTGTGTCGAGCGGCCGGGCGTAA
- a CDS encoding class II fructose-bisphosphate aldolase, whose amino-acid sequence MRRDGAVERGINKINISSDIKSSYHQSYREVLADAKLREPDVIQPVAVPAMKETAAHKIDLLQARGKASLY is encoded by the coding sequence TTGCGTCGAGACGGGGCCGTCGAGCGCGGGATCAACAAGATCAACATCTCCAGCGACATCAAGTCCTCGTACCACCAGTCCTACCGCGAGGTTCTCGCCGATGCGAAGCTCCGCGAGCCCGACGTCATCCAGCCTGTCGCCGTGCCCGCGATGAAGGAGACGGCAGCCCACAAGATCGATCTCTTGCAGGCGCGTGGGAAGGCGTCGCTGTACTGA
- a CDS encoding amidohydrolase family protein, with product MPDLYEGPIIDAHHHVWDLARNPHPWLEPGARVPHRYGDYDSIKKDYLARDFLADAVPAGVRGSVYMEAEWDPEDAIGERRYIEEQRRESGVPGAMAAQAWLDAPDIAQVLASHAASGIVRSVRHKPGESNESHGSGRGRTLMSDPDWREGYARLEQHGFHFELQTPWQNLPEAVSLLEEFPGITLVLNHSGVLLDRSEETLAGWRAALGAVADHPNVAIKASGLCVQGLPWTVALNREVVLEMIEIFGAERVMFGSNFPVDGMFTTYRDLVDGYREIVSELSLTVQHQFFFGTADRLYAPELFVS from the coding sequence GTGCCTGATCTCTACGAGGGTCCGATCATCGACGCCCATCACCACGTCTGGGACCTGGCACGGAACCCGCACCCGTGGCTGGAGCCAGGGGCGCGGGTCCCGCACCGGTACGGCGACTACGACTCCATCAAGAAGGACTACCTGGCGCGCGACTTTCTCGCTGATGCGGTACCCGCCGGAGTGCGCGGCAGCGTCTACATGGAAGCCGAGTGGGACCCGGAGGACGCGATCGGGGAGCGTCGCTATATCGAGGAGCAGCGCCGTGAGTCCGGCGTCCCTGGAGCGATGGCGGCCCAGGCCTGGCTCGATGCCCCGGACATCGCCCAGGTCCTCGCCTCCCACGCCGCCTCGGGGATCGTCCGCAGCGTCCGCCACAAGCCCGGGGAGTCGAATGAGTCCCACGGATCCGGAAGAGGCCGCACGCTGATGAGCGATCCCGACTGGCGCGAGGGCTATGCCCGCCTCGAGCAGCACGGGTTTCATTTCGAGCTGCAGACTCCGTGGCAGAACCTGCCGGAGGCGGTCTCGCTCCTCGAGGAGTTCCCCGGCATCACCCTCGTCCTCAACCACTCCGGTGTGCTCCTGGACCGCTCCGAGGAGACGCTCGCGGGTTGGCGAGCGGCGCTCGGAGCCGTGGCCGATCATCCCAACGTCGCCATCAAGGCGTCGGGACTCTGCGTCCAAGGCCTGCCCTGGACCGTCGCGCTCAATCGTGAAGTCGTGCTGGAGATGATCGAGATCTTCGGTGCCGAGCGGGTGATGTTCGGCAGCAACTTCCCGGTCGACGGCATGTTCACGACCTACCGCGATCTCGTCGACGGCTATAGGGAGATCGTCAGCGAGCTGTCCCTGACCGTGCAGCACCAGTTCTTCTTCGGGACGGCGGATCGGCTGTACGCACCGGAGCTCTTCGTCAGCTGA